From a region of the Desulfovibrio sp. JC010 genome:
- a CDS encoding ABC transporter substrate-binding protein: MLNRPFINVLLLLMLCAPAAAQAQNLENTFFITEHLPPYTASVNGEAQGLSVDILRATLRAAGINPRNIKIHVYPWARGFKMTLKTPNTCLFATVRNKEREHLFKWAGPIGDVNFALISLKDNIEMNSFADIQKYSVGVIRSGVSHQTLLQKAPEGTRIELSTDITAMIKKLQKGRIDLILENEHVLHHVIKKSNLDWDKFKINYVLNFGRMYFAFSNSTEDYVVRRMQKGIDTIRRNGKLKEIQQKFLPKARATSLEVTPLN, encoded by the coding sequence ATGCTTAATCGCCCGTTTATCAATGTTTTACTGCTGCTTATGCTCTGCGCCCCCGCAGCAGCACAAGCCCAGAATCTTGAGAATACTTTTTTCATAACAGAGCACCTGCCCCCATATACTGCATCTGTAAACGGAGAAGCGCAGGGTTTAAGTGTTGATATTCTGAGAGCGACACTTCGTGCTGCCGGGATAAATCCGCGAAACATTAAAATACATGTTTACCCATGGGCACGGGGTTTCAAAATGACCTTGAAAACCCCAAACACCTGCCTCTTTGCCACTGTCCGAAACAAAGAACGGGAACATCTTTTCAAATGGGCAGGCCCCATCGGGGACGTGAATTTTGCGCTCATTTCTTTAAAAGACAATATTGAAATGAATAGTTTTGCCGACATCCAAAAATACTCCGTAGGAGTCATCAGATCCGGAGTATCGCATCAGACGTTACTGCAAAAAGCCCCGGAAGGAACACGAATAGAATTATCCACAGACATCACAGCAATGATAAAAAAGCTACAAAAGGGAAGAATTGATCTTATCCTTGAGAACGAACATGTTTTGCACCATGTAATAAAGAAAAGTAATCTTGACTGGGATAAATTTAAAATTAACTACGTGCTTAATTTTGGCCGGATGTACTTTGCGTTCAGCAACAGCACAGAGGACTATGTTGTCCGCAGAATGCAAAAAGGCATAGATACAATACGCAGAAATGGCAAACTGAAAGAAATTCAGCAAAAGTTCCTACCCAAAGCAAGGGCAACTTCTCTTGAGGTCACTCCATTGAACTGA